One stretch of Heptranchias perlo isolate sHepPer1 chromosome 29, sHepPer1.hap1, whole genome shotgun sequence DNA includes these proteins:
- the enc3 gene encoding ectodermal-neural cortex 3 yields the protein MSVTVHENRKSRSSSGSMNIHLFHKPSHADSLLTHLNLLRKRHLFTDITLHAGNRSFYCHRVVLASCSRYFEAMFAGGMKESRDNEVNFHNSLHPEVLELLLDYAYSSRVLINEENAESLLEASDMLQFHDIRDASAEFLEKNLHPMNCLGMMLLSDAHQCEQLFELSWQTCLAYFAVLCRTEDFLNLPKDKLVELILSEELEVEDESLVYEAVMGWVKHDLRKRRDHLLELLRCVRLALLPESYLYNSVLGEELVANHKLGKGVVEEAICCKMRILQNDGVVTLLCARPRKVNHDVLLLGGQTFMCDKVYAIDQKTKTVIPKTDIPSPRKECSACAIGCKVYVTGGRGSENGVSKDVWVYDTLHDEWTKAAAMLLARYGHGSAELEQCLYAIGGHTAVTVSFPASPSVSLKQVEHYDPQSNKWTLVAPLREGVSNAAVVGTKLKLFVFGGTSVNCEKLPKVQCFDPGENRWTVPANCPQPWRYTSAAVVGDHIIVIGGDTEFSANSAYRFNSETYQWSKFGDMAARRISCHSVASGNRLYVVGGYFGAQRCKTLDCYDSTTDTWSNITTVPYSLIPTAFVSTWKYLSV from the coding sequence ATGTCAGTCACCGTTCACGAAAATCGCAAATCGCGCTCCAGCTCGGGGTCGATGAACATCCATCTGTTCCACAAGCCGTCGCACGCCGACAGTCTGTTGACTCACCTCAATCTCCTCCGCAAGAGGCACCTCTTCACGGATATAACCCTCCACGCCGGGAACCGGTCCTTCTACTGCCACCGGGTAGTGCTGGCTTCCTGCAGCCGTTACTTCGAGGCCATGTTCGCTGGGGGGATGAAGGAGAGCCGAGACAACGAGGTGAACTTCCACAACTCTCTGCACCCCGAGGTCCTGGAGTTGCTCCTGGACTACGCGTACTCCTCCCGAGTCCTCATCAACGAAGAGAACGCAGAGTCCCTCTTGGAGGCCAGCGACATGCTTCAGTTCCACGACATCCGGGATGCGTCTGCAGAATTCCTGGAGAAAAACCTCCACCCCATGAACTGCCTTGGGATGATGCTGCTCTCCGACGCCCACCAATGCGAGCAGCTCTTCGAACTCTCTTGGCAGACCTGCCTTGCCTACTTTGCGGTGCTGTGCAGGACTGAGGACTTCCTCAACCTGCCCAAAGACAAGCTGGTCGAGCTGATCTTGAGCGAGGAGCTAGAGGTGGAAGATGAAAGCCTGGTCTACGAGGCGGTCATGGGTTGGGTGAAGCATGACCTGAGGAAACGGCGAGACCACCTACTGGAACTGCTGCGGTGCGTGCGTCTGGCCCTGTTGCCAGAGTCGTACTTGTACAACAGCGTGCTGGGGGAGGAGCTGGTGGCCAACCACAAGCTGGGcaaaggggtggtggaggaagcCATTTGTTGCAAGATGAGGATCCTGCAGAACGATGGAGTGGTGACGCTGCTCTGTGCCAGGCCCCGCAAGGTGAACCATGACGTCTTGCTGCTCGGCGGACAGACTTTCATGTGCGACAAGGTGTACGCGATCGACCAGAAGACCAAGACTGTGATCCCCAAGACCGACATCCCCAGCCCGCGCAAGGAGTGCAGTGCCTGCGCCATTGGTTGCAAGGTGTACGTTACTGGCGGCAGAGGGTCTGAAAACGGGGTCTCCAAAGACGTCTGGGTGTACGACACGCTCCACGACGAGTGGACGAAGGCTGCCGCGATGCTCCTGGCGAGGTACGGACATGGGTCGGCGGAgctggagcagtgtttgtacgcCATCGGCGGGCACACGGCCGTGACCGTGTCCTTCCCGGCCTCTCCCTCGGTCTCCCTGAAACAGGTCGAGCATTACGACCCTCAGTCCAACAAGTGGACGCTGGTGGCCCCCCTCCGCGAGGGCGTCAGCAACGCCGCGGTGGTTGGCACCAAACTGAAGCTCTTCGTTTTTGGCGGCACCAGCGTCAACTGCGAGAAGCTGCCCAAGGTTCAGTGCTTTGACCCCGGGGAGAATCGGTGGACCGTGCCGGCCAACTGCCCGCAGCCCTGGCGGTACACCTCCGCGGCCGTGGTCGGCGACCACATCATCGTCATCGGCGGGGACACAGAGTTCTCGGCCAACTCTGCCTACCGCTTCAACAGCGAGACGTACCAGTGGTCAAAGTTTGGCGATATGGCGGCTCGGCGGATCAGCTGCCATTCGGTGGCTTCCGGTAACAGACTCTACGTGGTCGGCGGTTACTTTGGGGCCCAACGGTGCAAGACTCTGGACTGTTACGATTCGACGACCGACACGTGGAGTAACATCACCACGGTGCCCTATTCGCTCATCCCAACCGCGTTTGTCAGCACGTGGAAATATCTCTCCGTCTAG